One window of Medicago truncatula cultivar Jemalong A17 chromosome 2, MtrunA17r5.0-ANR, whole genome shotgun sequence genomic DNA carries:
- the LOC25486433 gene encoding mitogen-activated protein kinase kinase 2 — protein MKKGCLAPNLKLNVPSSNQASFAKFLTQSGTFKEGNLLVNKDGVRIVSQSEVETQPPIKPIDNQISLAEIDTIKVIGKGNGGIVQLVQHKWTNQFFALKQIQMNLEDATCKQIAKELKINQSALCPYVVVCYQSIYDNGTISIILEYMDGGSLEDLLNKVKTIPEPFLAAICKQVLKGLMYLHHEKHIIHRDLKPSNILINHRGEVKITDFGVSAIMESTSGQANTFIGTYNYMSPERIKASDSEQGYNYKSDIWSLGLMLLKCATGKFPYTPPDNSEGWENLFLLIEAIVEKPSPSAPPDECSPEFCSFISACLQKNPRDRPSTRNLLRHPFVNMYDDLHVDLSDYFSNAGSTLATISN, from the exons ATGAAGAAAGGATGTTTAGCTCCAAATCTCAAACTCAATGTTCCTTCATCTAATCAAGCTTCTTTTGCAAAGTTCTT GACTCAAAGTGGTACTTTTAAAGAAGGGAACTTGCTTGTTAATAAAGATGGAGTTAGAATTGTTTCTCAAAGTGAAGTTGAAACT CAACCACCAATCAAGCCAATAGACAATCAGATAAGTTTGGCAGAGATTGATACAATCAAAGTGATTGGAAAAGGAAATGGAGGGATAGTCCAATTGGTGCAACATAAATGGACTAATCAGTTTTTTGCATtaaag caaattcaaatgaatcttGAGGATGCAACATGCAAGCAGATAGCAAAAGAGCTAAAAATCAATCAATCAGCACTATGtccttatgttgttgtttgttacCAATCAATCTATGATAATGGCACCATATCAATCATCTTAGAGTACATGGATGGTGGGTCCTTAGAGGATCTTCTCAACAAAGTTAAAACAATTCCAGAACCATTTCTTGCTGCAATATGCAAGCAG GTGCTGAAGGGTTTGATGTATCTTCACCATGAGAAACACATAATTCATAGGGACTTGAAACCTTCTAATATACTGATAAATCATAGAGGGGAGGTGAAAATTACTGATTTTGGTGTAAGTGCAATTATGGAATCTACATCTGGTCAAGCAAATACTTTCATTGGTACATACAACTATATGTCT CCAGAAAGAATCAAAGCAAGCGACAGCGAACAAGGCTACAATTACAAAAGTGATATATGGAGCTTAGGACTGATGTTGCTCAAGTGTGCTACTGGGAAGTTTCCATATACACCGCCAGATAACAGTGAAGGATGGGAAAATTTGTTTCTGCTTATTGAAGCAATTGTTGAAAAACCTTCACCGAGTGCTCCACCTGATGAATGTTCTCCTGAATTTTGCTCATTTATCTCAGCATG TTTACAGAAAAATCCGAGGGACAGACCATCAACTCGAAACCTATTG AGGCATCCTTTTGTCAACATGTATGATGACTTGCATGTGGATCTTTCAGATTATTTCTCCAATGCAGGGTCTACACTTGCAACCATTTCAAACTAA
- the LOC25486436 gene encoding pre-mRNA cleavage factor Im 25 kDa subunit 1, giving the protein MGENGIRDDDDDEKVEVNIYPLNSYYFGSKEDAIPSKDHSLQRFKSNYDARGMRTCVEAVMMVELFKHPHLLLFQIKNSIFKLPGGRLRPGESDTDGLKRKLARKLSADENLAEWEVGECLGMWWRPDFETSMYPFLPPNVKHPKECTKLFLVRLPESRRFTVPKNMKLLSVPLCQIRDNHKTYGPIISAVPQLLSKFSFNMIGI; this is encoded by the exons ATGGGTGAAAACGGAATAagggatgatgatgatgatgagaaagTGGAAGTGAATATATATCCTCTGAATTCTTACTATTTTGGATCAAAAGAAGATGCTATTCCTTCTAAAGATCACTCTCTTCAAAGATTCAAATCCAA CTATGATGCCCGTGGAATGCGAACTTGTGTTGAAGCTGTTATGATG GTTGAGTTGTTCAAACATCCGCATTTGTTGctgtttcaaataaaaaattccatCTTTAAACTTCCCGGTGGCCGTTTAAGGCCAGGTGAATCAG ATACTGATGGATTGAAGCGTAAGCTGGCAAGGAAGCTTTCTGCTGATGAAAATTTGGCAGAATGGGAG gtGGGAGAGTGCCTTGGAATGTGGTGGAGGCCTGATTTTGAAACATCAATGTACCCTTTCTTACCACCTAATGTCAAACATCCAAAG GAATGTACAAAACTGTTCCTTGTAAGGCTTCCAGAAAGTCGAAGGTTCACGGTGCCAAAAAACATGAAGTTGCTATCAGTTCCTTTGTGCCAAATTCGTGACAATCATAAG ACTTACGGGCCAATTATATCAGCGGTCCCGCAGCTTCTCTCGAAATTCTCTTTTAATATGATTGGAATTTAA
- the LOC25486435 gene encoding UDP-glycosyltransferase 43, whose translation MTKYEVVFISTPTIGNMVPTVEFANHLTKHHPQLSATILVITIPKLPLVNTYLQSRSSSSTNLHFIHLPTVDPPAPDQYQSFIAYISLLIQKHKTNIKNTLLDLIKTDSVKLAALFVDMFSTTIIDVANEVSVPCYLFFASPASFLGFTLHLPKLESVESETEFEIPSFRNPIPKQVLPNMVLKWKSEEDAYSWILYHAGRYRETKGIVVNTLQELEPYALQSLYDDSQLPPVYTIGPVIDLVGPAEWDPNPVQYNYIMEWLDLQPLASVVFLCFGSLGSLEVKQVEKIAIGLERAGVRFLWALRGPPKAQSADPRDYTSYDNVLPDGFLTRAAGMGIVCGWVPQAKVLAHKAVGGFVSHCGWNSILESLWYGVPIATWPVYAEQQMNAFQMVRELGLAVEIRLDYRVGGDLVQAEEVENGVRTLMNLSDEIRRKVKDMREKCRVALMENGSSYTNLMSLIQELTK comes from the coding sequence ATGACTAAATATGAGGTAGTTTTCATCTCTACACCAACCATTGGAAACATGGTTCCAACTGTTGAGTTTGCTAACCATCTAACCAAACACCACCCTCAACTCTCTGCAACCATTCTCGTTATCACGATCCCAAAACTACCGCTCGTTAACACTTACCTCCAATCTCGTTCTTCGTCATCTACTAATCTCCATTTCATCCACCTCCCAACCGTAGACCCTCCTGCACCCGATCAATACCAATCCTTTATCGCTTACATCTCCCTCCTTATACAGAAACACAAAACCAACATCAAAAATACACTCCTCGACCTCATAAAAACCGACTCGGTTAAACTCGCTGCTTTGTTTGTTGATATGTTCTCCACCACCATCATCGATGTAGCTAATGAGGTCTCCGTCCCTTGCTACCTTTTCTTTGCGTCGCCTGCGAGTTTCCTTGGATTCACGCTCCACCTTCCGAAACTCGAATCGGTTGAATCAGAAACTGAGTTTGAAATTCCGAGTTTTAGAAACCCGATTCCAAAACAAGTTTTGCCTAACATGGTTTTGAAATGGAAATCCGAAGAAGACGCTTATTCGTGGATTTTGTATCATGCGGGAAGGTATAGAGAAACAAAGGGTATCGTGGTAAATACGTTACAAGAGCTTGAACCCTACGCTCTTCAATCACTTTATGATGATTCGCAGCTTCCACCGGTTTACACAATTGGGCCGGTTATTGATCTTGTTGGACCGGCTGAATGGGATCCAAACCCAGTccaatataattatataatggAGTGGCTCGATTTGCAGCCTCTTGCTTCTGtggtttttttatgttttggtagTTTGGGAAGTCTTGAAGTCAAACAGGTTGAGAAAATTGCTATTGGTCTTGAACGTGCTGGGGTTAGATTTTTATGGGCTTTACGTGGACCTCCGAAGGCCCAGTCAGCGGACCCAAGAGATTACACAAGTTACGACAATGTTCTACCGGACGGGTTTTTGACACGGGCTGCGGGGATGGGTATAGTTTGTGGGTGGGTCCCACAAGCGAAGGTTCTGGCCCACAAGGCCGTGGGTGGATTCGTCTCGCATTGTGGTTGGAACTCGATATTGGAGAGTTTGTGGTATGGTGTGCCAATTGCTACGTGGCCGGTGTATGCAGAGCAACAAATGAACGCGTTTCAAATGGTTAGAGAATTGGGATTAGCAGTGGAGATTAGGTTGGATTATCGTGTGGGTGGAGATTTGGTACAGGCAGAAGAAGTTGAAAATGGTGTTCGTACATTGATGAACCTTAGTGATGAGATTAGGAGGAAGGTAAAAGATATGAGAGAAAAGTGTAGAGTTGCTTTGATGGAGAACGGATCGTCTTATACTAACCTTATGTCTCTGATTCAAGAGTTGACAAAATGA